From Halomicrobium zhouii, a single genomic window includes:
- a CDS encoding long-chain fatty acid--CoA ligase produces the protein MQDYELTITKFLQRAVELFDHKEIVTKLPDGTLHRYTYGEAYERICRLAHALDDFGLDQGERVSVMAVNHFRHYELYFGPSCSGRSIHTTNHRLPKHHLTQMINEAEDRLLFVDPAFVETVEAIADDLETVEQYVVLADEVPQTDLEPVVDYESFIEGYETEYDWPRLDENTEFALCYTSGTTGMPKGVQYYHRRMFLHTLVHGHVDVFGVGENDAVMPVVPMFHVNGWGFPYTATFYGSKLVLPGQHTDPPGVADLIHEAGVTVAAAVPTVWIEMDSYLESNDDVTLESLDRVLTGGSAPPASLMQKFEEVYEAPIYQGYGMTEASPHLVNTFETTETRDLPQDEHYELMRKAGIPAPGARIRLRNLDGEAVPHDGESKGEIQARSPWLTDGYFKRPDANEHSFTEDGWFRTGDIATIDEYGYLDVVDRLDDAIKSGGEWISSVELENSLIDASGVAEAAVISVPHEKWQERPVAFVVTDDATVDEASLRDHLLSKFPKWWLPDQFRFIDEIPKTTTHKFDKKTLRDQFLDEHGELPHDA, from the coding sequence GTGCAAGATTACGAGCTTACCATCACGAAGTTCCTGCAACGCGCGGTCGAGCTCTTCGACCACAAGGAGATCGTCACGAAACTACCGGACGGAACGCTGCACCGGTACACGTACGGGGAGGCGTACGAACGGATCTGTCGACTCGCCCACGCACTCGACGACTTCGGCCTCGACCAGGGTGAGCGAGTGTCGGTGATGGCCGTCAACCACTTCCGCCACTACGAACTGTACTTCGGCCCCTCCTGCAGCGGCCGCAGCATCCACACGACGAACCACCGGCTCCCGAAGCACCACCTCACGCAGATGATCAACGAGGCCGAGGACCGGCTGTTGTTCGTCGACCCGGCGTTCGTCGAGACCGTCGAGGCCATCGCGGACGACCTCGAGACGGTCGAGCAGTACGTCGTCCTGGCCGACGAGGTGCCCCAGACCGACCTGGAACCGGTCGTCGACTACGAGTCGTTCATCGAGGGATACGAGACCGAGTACGACTGGCCCCGACTCGACGAGAACACGGAGTTCGCGCTCTGTTACACGTCCGGGACGACTGGCATGCCGAAGGGCGTGCAGTACTACCACCGGCGGATGTTCCTGCACACGCTGGTCCACGGCCACGTCGACGTGTTCGGCGTCGGGGAGAACGACGCGGTGATGCCCGTCGTCCCGATGTTCCACGTCAACGGGTGGGGCTTCCCCTACACGGCCACCTTCTACGGGTCGAAACTGGTCCTTCCCGGCCAGCACACCGACCCGCCCGGCGTCGCGGACCTCATTCACGAGGCGGGCGTGACCGTCGCTGCCGCCGTGCCGACGGTGTGGATCGAGATGGACTCGTATCTCGAATCGAACGACGACGTGACCCTCGAGAGCCTCGACCGCGTGCTTACCGGCGGGAGCGCCCCGCCGGCCTCGCTCATGCAGAAGTTCGAGGAAGTGTACGAGGCACCGATCTACCAGGGATACGGGATGACGGAAGCCTCGCCGCACCTCGTCAACACGTTCGAGACGACCGAGACGCGGGACCTTCCACAGGACGAGCACTACGAACTCATGCGCAAGGCCGGTATCCCGGCACCGGGCGCCCGGATCCGTCTCCGGAATCTGGACGGCGAAGCCGTCCCCCACGACGGTGAGTCGAAAGGAGAGATACAGGCCCGCTCGCCGTGGCTCACCGACGGGTACTTCAAGCGGCCCGACGCGAACGAGCACTCGTTCACGGAGGACGGCTGGTTCAGGACGGGCGACATCGCCACCATCGACGAGTACGGCTACCTCGACGTCGTCGATCGACTGGACGACGCCATCAAGAGCGGGGGCGAGTGGATCTCCTCCGTCGAACTGGAGAACTCGCTCATCGACGCCAGTGGCGTGGCCGAGGCGGCAGTCATCAGCGTTCCCCACGAGAAGTGGCAGGAACGACCGGTCGCGTTCGTCGTCACCGACGATGCCACCGTCGACGAGGCGTCGCTCCGTGACCACCTGCTGTCGAAATTCCCGAAGTGGTGGCTCCCGGACCAGTTCCGGTTCATCGACGAGATTCCGAAGACGACGACCCACAAGTTCGACAAGAAGACGCTCCGGGACCAGTTCCTCGACGAGCACGGGGAACTTCCCCACGACGCCTGA